A single window of Paenibacillus sp. FSL H8-0537 DNA harbors:
- a CDS encoding alpha/beta hydrolase has protein sequence MKTLTIEAGTIRYRDEGCGRTIIFLHGALSNGHTWRKVVPLLSSEFRCIVPDLPLGGHAIPLAHKADLSPHGVALILEQFIEALKLDNIVLVGNDTGGAYGQVFASLYPDRVSHLLLCNTDAFEVFPPKAFASLKAGVRIPGFTWLMAQLFRCKALLTTPLVLGLLSHRLTKHEASTLYISSFIRQRGIRADFRKVVKGWSPRITLQAAEQLRQFRQPVLVLWGADDDKLFPQQLGLRVDAIFQQSTFKLIQNSRTYVQEDQPEAFATELAHWLNNASSELVR, from the coding sequence TTGAAAACATTAACCATTGAGGCAGGCACCATTCGCTACCGGGATGAGGGCTGCGGCAGAACCATCATTTTTTTGCACGGAGCTTTGAGCAACGGACATACATGGCGGAAAGTTGTTCCACTCTTGTCGAGCGAATTTCGCTGCATCGTTCCCGACCTTCCGCTTGGCGGTCATGCCATTCCGCTTGCCCACAAGGCGGATCTTTCGCCGCACGGCGTTGCGCTCATTCTAGAACAGTTTATCGAAGCCCTGAAGCTTGACAACATCGTTCTTGTCGGCAATGACACGGGAGGCGCTTACGGGCAAGTTTTTGCATCGCTTTATCCGGATCGTGTTTCTCATCTTCTTCTGTGCAACACCGATGCATTTGAGGTTTTCCCTCCCAAGGCGTTTGCCTCGCTGAAAGCCGGTGTCCGCATTCCCGGCTTTACGTGGCTCATGGCCCAATTATTCCGTTGCAAAGCTTTGCTTACAACGCCTCTCGTGCTTGGCCTCCTCTCTCATCGCCTGACCAAGCATGAGGCGTCCACGCTCTATATTTCATCGTTTATTAGGCAACGCGGCATTCGGGCCGACTTCAGGAAGGTTGTAAAGGGATGGTCTCCCCGCATCACGCTACAGGCTGCCGAGCAGCTTCGCCAATTTCGCCAACCGGTGCTTGTCCTATGGGGAGCCGACGACGACAAGCTGTTTCCGCAGCAATTGGGGCTGCGGGTCGACGCTATTTTTCAACAGTCCACCTTCAAGCTGATACAAAACTCGCGTACATATGTCCAAGAGGATCAGCCAGAGGCCTTTGCAACTGAGCTCGCACATTGGCTAAACAACGCCTCTTCCGAACTCGTCCGTTAG
- the ylbJ gene encoding sporulation integral membrane protein YlbJ, whose translation MLRTLSHPAALTGLAAVFLTLLMAVFPNEALESALRGLSIWWQVLFPALFPFFVISELLLGFGIVHFFGKLLDPLMRPLFKLPGIGSFVVAMGYISGYPVGARLTAKLYEQQLINRTEGERLVAFTTTSDPIFLIGAVSVGFFHNAALAPVLAAAHYGGALIIGLLMRFHDPHAPITEARRSSSLSDSGTKPGSAGHQPLNTTTSSQHLQHSQHSQHLQHPRSLRRSRLAEALKAMHEARLLDRRGLGQLLQEAIQSALRLMIVVGGLVVFFSVIMEMLTSAGLITVLAAMLRQLFELVGLPPALADAAIFGLFEVTLGARAAGEAGTGLLHQTAIAAWVLSWGGLSVHAQVASLVSKTDMRYKPLMLARLLHGFIAFGLVYALWGWLGP comes from the coding sequence ATGCTGCGCACGCTCTCGCATCCCGCTGCCTTAACAGGATTAGCCGCTGTGTTCCTTACCCTGTTAATGGCCGTATTTCCGAATGAAGCGCTGGAATCTGCCCTGCGAGGCTTATCGATATGGTGGCAGGTGCTGTTTCCTGCCCTTTTCCCCTTCTTCGTCATTTCCGAGCTGCTGCTTGGCTTCGGCATCGTCCATTTTTTCGGCAAGCTGCTGGACCCGCTCATGCGCCCGCTGTTCAAGCTCCCGGGTATTGGCAGCTTCGTTGTGGCAATGGGCTATATATCAGGCTACCCGGTTGGCGCCAGACTGACAGCCAAGCTCTATGAGCAGCAGCTCATCAACCGTACAGAGGGAGAACGGCTTGTCGCCTTTACGACGACATCCGATCCCATCTTCCTAATCGGCGCCGTATCCGTGGGCTTCTTCCACAATGCTGCTTTGGCGCCTGTGCTAGCCGCCGCCCATTATGGCGGCGCGCTCATCATCGGCCTGCTCATGCGCTTCCACGACCCGCATGCGCCGATTACCGAAGCCCGGCGCAGCAGCAGCCTGTCCGATTCTGGCACAAAGCCCGGCTCGGCAGGCCATCAGCCGCTGAATACGACAACATCTTCGCAGCACTTGCAGCACTCACAACATTCACAGCACTTGCAGCACCCACGCTCGCTGCGCCGTTCTCGCCTTGCGGAAGCGCTGAAGGCGATGCATGAGGCACGCCTGCTTGACAGGCGAGGCCTCGGCCAGCTGCTGCAGGAGGCGATTCAATCCGCGCTGCGGCTAATGATCGTCGTCGGCGGCCTCGTTGTTTTTTTCTCCGTCATTATGGAGATGCTGACATCAGCCGGCCTGATTACCGTGCTTGCTGCTATGCTGCGGCAGCTGTTCGAGCTGGTTGGGCTTCCGCCCGCCCTCGCTGATGCCGCCATCTTCGGCCTGTTCGAAGTAACGCTCGGCGCCCGCGCCGCAGGTGAAGCTGGCACAGGCCTGCTGCATCAAACGGCAATCGCAGCCTGGGTGCTGTCATGGGGAGGCTTATCCGTCCACGCCCAGGTGGCCAGCCTCGTCAGCAAAACCGATATGCGCTACAAGCCGCTTATGCTCGCAAGGCTGCTGCACGGCTTTATCGCATTTGGGCTCGTTTATGCGTTATGGGGATGGCTCGGGCCCTAA
- a CDS encoding NAD kinase: MKYAVIDRGDSISQSLAEQFHTLAAERGFNRNDDAPEIVVSIGGDGTLLQAFHKYVDRIMDVAFVGVHTGHLGFYADWQKNELPELVALMAEKELSIVRYPLAEIEVETTEGKFHYMALNEFTLKGVDGTLVAQINVNDEPFEMFRGDGIVISTPSGSTAYNKSVGGAIVHPSIASIQIAEIASINNRVFRTLGSSLLLPQHHHCDIISKKNQRMLLTIDQLSILRSDILSIRCNVSSRKVSFARYRPFPFWNRVRDAFVDMHEV; encoded by the coding sequence TTGAAATATGCCGTTATCGACAGAGGCGATTCCATATCCCAGTCACTGGCGGAACAGTTCCATACGCTCGCAGCGGAGCGCGGCTTCAACCGAAATGACGACGCGCCTGAAATTGTCGTATCCATAGGTGGAGACGGCACGCTGCTGCAGGCTTTTCACAAATATGTTGATCGCATTATGGATGTCGCCTTTGTAGGGGTACATACCGGACATTTGGGCTTTTATGCCGACTGGCAAAAAAATGAGCTTCCCGAGCTCGTCGCTTTAATGGCCGAGAAGGAGCTTAGCATCGTCCGCTATCCGCTCGCGGAAATCGAGGTCGAGACGACCGAGGGAAAATTTCATTATATGGCGCTGAACGAGTTCACGCTTAAAGGGGTAGACGGCACGCTCGTCGCTCAAATCAATGTCAATGATGAGCCCTTCGAAATGTTCCGTGGCGATGGTATCGTTATTTCGACGCCTTCAGGCAGTACCGCCTATAATAAAAGCGTCGGGGGCGCTATCGTCCATCCGTCCATTGCCTCAATACAAATTGCCGAGATTGCTTCTATTAACAATCGCGTTTTCCGGACGCTGGGCTCTTCGCTGCTGCTGCCGCAGCATCACCACTGCGACATTATCTCGAAGAAAAACCAGCGGATGCTGTTGACTATCGACCAGCTCAGCATATTGCGCAGCGACATTTTATCCATACGCTGCAATGTGTCCAGCCGCAAGGTCAGCTTCGCCCGCTATCGCCCATTCCCGTTCTGGAATCGCGTCCGCGATGCCTTCGTGGATATGCACGAAGTCTAA
- a CDS encoding AraC family transcriptional regulator — protein sequence MGETSLNGSKKLIEKTIHYMQTHFHDKIDMVTLSSMAGLTTSSYSRLFKQTMKEPPIKYLTRLRIERAKRLLYHNAGPVKEVSAAVGYGDEFYFSRIFHRMVGIPPSRYGKQKEMGKEEGSVMNEELFIH from the coding sequence ATGGGAGAAACATCGTTGAATGGATCGAAGAAACTGATTGAGAAGACGATACACTACATGCAAACTCATTTTCATGACAAAATCGATATGGTTACGTTATCCTCAATGGCGGGACTGACTACAAGCTCATACTCCCGGCTGTTTAAACAAACGATGAAGGAGCCGCCAATAAAATATTTAACGAGATTGCGCATTGAGCGGGCCAAGCGCCTGCTTTACCATAATGCAGGTCCGGTTAAGGAAGTGTCTGCCGCAGTTGGCTATGGCGATGAATTTTATTTTAGCCGCATCTTCCACCGTATGGTGGGAATACCACCATCCCGTTATGGAAAGCAGAAGGAGATGGGCAAGGAAGAAGGCAGTGTGATGAACGAGGAGCTGTTTATTCATTAA